A stretch of DNA from Pigmentibacter ruber:
ACGCTCCGAGTTTCAAGCGATCAATTACTTTCCAAGAGCTGCCATTGATTTCTTAACTAAAGAAGCAAATACAGCTTCATCATGAATAGCAATTTCAGACAATTGTTTACGGTCCAAAGTTATATTTGCTTTCTTTAAACCATTCATAAATTTGCTGTATGGCATTCCATGAGCTCTAGATGCAGCGTTAATACGTTGGATCCAAAGAGTACGAAAATCACGTTTTTTAACTT
This window harbors:
- the rplT gene encoding 50S ribosomal protein L20 — encoded protein: MARVKRGFKLRRRHKRVLKLAKGYRGARSRLYRTAIQIVRRALCYAYRDRKVKKRDFRTLWIQRINAASRAHGMPYSKFMNGLKKANITLDRKQLSEIAIHDEAVFASLVKKSMAALGK